The genomic stretch TAACGCATGGCTTTTCTCCCTAAAGGCTATGGTGGTAAATCGTCAGGGTTTAATCAGTGACGCGCGCGATGGCTGCGCGTTTTTGGCCGGCAACAGCGCCAGATACACCTCGGTGGATTCGCCGGGCGCCAGCGTGGTTTTCGGCCAGGCGGCTACCGCCAGCGTGCGGCTGCCGGCACAGTTGGCTTCATCAAAACGCTGGGGGCGAGTGCCGGTGTTTTTCACCACGCCCACCGCCAGACTGAGGGTCAAATTGCTGTACCACTGATGGCGAGTGCTCTGATAACTCAGCGACGGCGACGTGCGGCAGAACTCCGACAGGCGCGCCCCGCTGCTGTCGATGGTGAATCCGGCGGGCGTCTGGCCGCTGGCCAGATCGCGCATGGCGTTCTCAACCATGCCGAACAGATCGGTTTTGCTGTTGCGCTGCGCCACGCGCCCCATAGCGTCGTTGAGCTGGCGGCGGTTATCCGTCGACACAAATCGGGTGGGATCGTTCTGATCGCCAATCAGGTGCGGGGTAAGAATAAACAGCCGTTCGCGGCGGGATACTTCGTGCTGGCGCGAGGTGAACAGTTTACCGATCCAGGGAATATCGCCCAGCAGCGGTACGCGCTTATCACGATCGCCGCTCTCTTCCACATGGAACCCGCCCAGCACCAGCGCCCGGTTTTCGCCAATCAGCGCCTGTGTGCTGACGGTGCCGCGCTTCACGCCGGAGGCGGTGCCTTCGGTATTGGTTTCCACCTGACCGTCTTCAATATCGATCACCAGCTGAATGCTGCTCAAGCTGCCGTGGCCGACCACGCGCGGCGTTACCTGCAGGCTGGTGCCGGCCGTCACCGGTTGTACGTTAGCCACCCGCTCGCCGGTGGCGGTGATGAAGGCGGTGCGGCTGAAATCGATCACCGCCGGCTGGTTTTCCAGCGTCAGCACCGACGGATTGGCGACAATCGACGCGGTGCCTTCGCCTTCCAGCGCCTGAATATCGGCGAAGAAACGTTTGAAATCGCTGACAAACAGCGTGCTGGAGCCGGACATCATGCTGGCGCCGCCGGTGACCGCGCCCAGTTTGCCCTGCCAGTTGGCCTCCAGTCTTGACAGCGCGGTGCGATCGACATCCAGGATGATCGCGTCGATGTTGACCAGATTTTGCGGCACGTCGATCTTGTCGATCAGTTGCTGGTATTCGTCCCGGCGCTTTTCGTCGTCGCGGATCAACAGCGCGTTGTTACGCACATCCGCCGATACCTTGCCGTTAAGTTGATCCTTGCGCTGGGCCGTTGCGCCGGCGCCACCGCTGCTGCGGCTAGCCAGCCGAGCCAGCATGGCGCGGGCATTGACCTCAATCGCCTGACTGGCATCCTGCCCGCCGCCGCTGGCGGCCGCCATCGCGCCGTCGTTGCTCATACCACTGGCGGCGGCCGACGCGCCGGCAGGCGTGTTGCGGCTGCCATCCATCAGTTCATTGAGAATGGTCGCCACGCCGGGGATCACCAGACGCTGGTCGCGATACTGAATGGTACGATCCGACACCGAGGCATAACGCAGCGGGAAGATCATCACCTTGCGACGATCTTCCTTGGTTTCACGCTGCTGGCTGAAGTTGCGGATCAGGTTGACGTACTCCGCCGGGCCGGTGACCAGCACCACGCCCTCTTCCGGCAGTTCCCCCCAGCCGAAACGCGCATCCAGCAAACCAATGCCGGTCAGCGCCTGCTTCATGTCCGGCGCGGCATCCTGCGACACCTCAATGCGCACCGACGTCTGTTCATCCTGCGGGCTGACGTACAACACGTTGTTGTAGACGAACCACTGAAAACGGTGTTCCAGCGCCAGCCGATCCAAAAACGCCACCGCGTTGTCGGCGCGGATTTTGGCCTCTACGTTGATATCCTGAATGTTGCCCAACACCAGATCGACGCCGTGGCTGTTGGCGAAATCCTGCAATACCGCCGACAGCGGCGTCTGTTCGGCGGAATAGGCATACGCGCCTTTGCTCCAGTCAGACGGCGTCGCCGCATGGGCGATGGGCAACATCCCCATCAGCACCAGCGACCAGCAGAACAGGCGGTAGAGGTTGAACAATAGTGCATACAGCGCGTTACGCATGCTGATCTCCTTGCAAAAAAGCCAGTGTTTTCAGATTCAGCGGCGGCGGCGATGCCGGTCTGGCAAGCGGCGCCAACAGGCTCTGCCAGACATCCCGCTGATTAACCAGCGCTTCCAGTGAGCGACACAGCCGAATCGGGTCATCCGGCTCGCGTCGCATCAGTAACCATAATTGCTCGTCGGCGGCGGACCAGCAGAGCGCGGCGGCATCCATGCCCAGTCGCAACACGGCGGCTGACGAGTAGCGCAGCGCCTTGTGCAACAGCCGGTCATCCACCTTGACCGACAGCGTGACGACGGCGGAACAGCCCACCCCATCGTGATAACGGGTCAACACCACCGGGCTGCCGTCAATGTGCAGCATCAACTGGCCCGCGGCGCTGTTGAGCCAGCGTTCGATGACCCCGATCAACTCAGTTGAAGTCATTGATGATGGCCTTCGCCAGACCGTGCTTGACGCTCAGCATCTGCCCGGCGGCCCAGTTGGCGTTCGAATAGTCCATGCTGGCTTCATAAAAGGCATAGGTATCCGCCGCGCTGACCTCCCCCTCCGAGACGGTCATCGCCATCTCGTCGAGCCGGGACTGCGCATCGACAAACGCGCCGTCCAGCCGGCGCTGAATAGGTGAAGATGAAGACATGGTTGCTACTCCCGTTGATTAAGCTGGTATGGTTGGCCTGCAGTTGTGTGGCCGGGGAGTCACGGCGGTTCCATCGGGTGAGGGAAAGATGAATGGAAATCGGCGGCGTCTGGAAATGCAATGCGAGCGAAATGCGTGTGCATAGTACAAATAAATAATATAAAAACAGGCCGCTATCCCCGATAGCGGCCTGTGGTCTGTGGATTAAACCGAAGGAGGATTAAAACGTGGTCTTGCCATACTGATAGCGGTAAAAGCGGCGGTATTCCGGTTTCTGCGGGTTATCCGACGACAGCGTTTTCTGCAACGATTTACCGCCGATCAGGCCGGTGATGCCGTAGGACAGCAGGCTGGTCTGCTTGTCCAGCAGGCTGATCAGATCGGTTTTCGCGCCGGCGGCAAGCTGGTCGAGATAGCCGTTTTCAATCTGGCTCAGCAGGCGGGCCGATTGCTCCCAGTTGGGGTCGAACGACACCAGCTGTTGCAGAAACGCAATCGGCGCCACGCCTTTGCCCTGATACAGCGCGGAGATTTCATCCTCTTTGCTGACCGGCGCAGAATGGCGGAAACCGGCCATCACCAGTTTGGCGCGTTTAGCCGGGCCGGCCTGTTTGCCCATCTGCTCGGTGATGAAGCGATACCAGCGGGAATCGAAGGCAAAGCTGGAGCGGGCATCGTAACGCGCGCTGTACACCAGCGTGTCGAACACTTCCCGCCCGCCAAACCATTTGGTTTCCAGTTCGGCCAGAATCTGAGCAAGAGTTTTATCTTTGAGAATCGCATTAAACGCGTTGGTGTCCTTGTCGGAATCCTGCTGCCCCTGCACCGGGTCCACCACCACCAGCCGGATGGTTTTCGCATTGGCCCACACACCGGCCGCCTGATTTTGCACCGCCAGATGGTACAGCTCGGCCAGAAACTCGGTTAAACCGACCGCCGCGCCGCGGCTATGCCCGCCGACCACCAGTTGGTACTCTTTCAGCGTTTTCAGGTAATCCACCAGCGGGAACAGGCTGTCCAGCGTCACCACGCCGGCACGGTCGTCATAACCGTTGACCTGATCGTAGAGCACGCCCATCTTTTCACTCATATCCACAAAACTGCCGCCCCAGCCGGCGCGTTTTGCCAGCGCCTGGGTTTTAGTCAGCATCGCGGCGGTGCCGATGCCGTCAATGGCGACCACGGCGCTAAAGCCGCTGATTTCAACGTTGGCGAGAAAATCCTGTTTGGTGGTGCCGGTGCCGCAGAACCAGATTAGTACCTTTTCCATATGTAACCTCTTGGTTTTAAATCGATTAAGATCAGTGGTGTCTTCGTCAGGCAATGTAGCGGAGGCGCAGGCCGGCATGCTGCGTCAGAACAACGCGAATTCAGGCCGTAACAACGGCGAACCTGCCCGGACAAACACGCCAGAGAACCAGAGAGAGGCCGGGAACGCTCGCGCCCGGATAAGCGGAATGAAGTCTATTGTCGACGGCATTAGAGCCTGCGACGCCGCGTCCATTGCGATAACGATTCATTACAGCGCCAGCCTTCCATCACAGCCTTTCAGCTGACCGGCGGCGCTGAACACGTGCAGACTACAGGATGATGCCCGTCAGTTAACGGCGCGGAGGTTGTGTGGTCGACCGGCGGGAAAATACGGCCGAAAAGGAGGAGTGGTGAGTCACGCGAGAGGGAAAAAACGCAGCACAGGCCGGGTCATGCCGGCGATAGAAAAACCGGGCGGACCTGCGCCAGCGCAATGCGGCGGCGCATCAACCGTCTTACATTGCCGGACGGCGTGCCGGACAATCAGGAGCAATCCCCGTGAAAACCTATCTTGGAAATGACGAACTGAATGAAAAATACCCGGTGTACCCGTTTGCGTTGCGATCGCAGGATGGGAACGCGACCCTGACCGGTCAGATCAACTATCCGCAGACACCGGCGGGCGTGTATCCGCTGGTGATGCTGGCGCCCGGCAGCGGCATGCACGACCGTCACTATCTGATTGGCGACAGCGGCACCCAGGCGGATTTTGTCTTTAGCTGTCTGGCGCAGGATCTTCTGGCCGCCGGGCTGGCGGTGCTACGGTTTGACTGCCGCGGCGTCAAAGGCAACCTGCGCGACAACACGCTGGATAGCCCGGAATACCTGTTCAACCGCGAACTGGCTTACCGGCAGATGTTTATCGACGCCGCCGTCCGCCAGACGGTGACCCCGCAAAGCCAGTATGAAGACCTGTATACGTTGTACCGGTATGCCAGCGAACTGCCGCATATTGACCGTCACAATCTTATCCTGCTCGGTCACTCCGAAGGCGCCATCAACATCGGGCGCATGGTGGCGCGCTATCCGGTCGCCGCCAAAGCCCTGATGCTGGTGTCGCCGGTTTTTTCGTCCATGAAACACGTGCTGGAATGGCAGCTCATCCACCGGACCATCGCCTGGCTCAAGGCGATCCCACACACCGGCGACCGGCTCACGCTGGAGGATCTGAAAAACGGATTCGGCCGCAGTCCGCTGGCTTTTTTACAACCCATCAGCAGCCTGTTGCCCTACAAGGGATACTGGGATGAAGCGGACTTCGACAGCATGACCGCCAGGCTGCAGGCCAGTTTCGATACGCAGCGCAACATGGTTTTAAGCCACGACGATCGGGAACCCTGGCCGGCCGACGCGCCGTTCACCCAGTCATCCTACGCCTGGTGGAAACAGTGGTATCAGAATGATCAGCCGGAAATTGAGCAGTTGGTACGGTGTCAAAACCGGGTGGTCTGCTATTTCGGCATGATGGATACCCAGGTGAACGCCGCCGCCGAAGCGGCATGGTTCGAGGGTGTAAAACACCGCTTTCCGCATATCGATATCACCCTGCTGCCGGATGTCGGGCATACCCTCGGCCTGCATGGTCTGCTGGGGCCGATGACGGAATCGTGCGCCGAACTGCTGGTGCGGACGGCGCACGATATCGTGACGGCGCGCTAAACGCCGGCGTTTAACGACAGCGCAGTCTCTCAAGCAGCGCATGGTCAGGATACCCATCCGCCGGCAACCCTTCCTGCTGCTGATAGGCGCGGATCGCCCGCGTCGTGGCACGGCCAATGTTGCCGTCGATAGCACCCTGATAAAGCTGCTTTTCCTGCAGCAGAATTTGCAGCGCCTCGCGCTCTTTACGGGTTAACGGCGTCTCCTGACGCGGCCAGGGCTTGAGCACCGGCGTCTCGCGCTGGTAGTTATCCGCCAGCAAGCCGACGGTCAGCGCATAGGAAATGTCATTGTTATAACGAAGAATGGCGCGGAAATTCGCCGTCACCAGAAACGCCGGGCCATTCTTCCCGACCGGCAGCAATATCGAGGCTTGCTCCGAAGACAGCGCGGCCAGATCTCCGGGCACCGCGGTTTTCACCCCGAGCGCCTGCCAGTCGGCAACGCTTTTCTGGTTATCCAGACCGGAAAGGGAATAGTCAAAACCGGCGGGCAGCGTCACTTCAAATCCCCAGGGGACGCCCGCTTTCCATTTGGCCTGCTGCATATAGTTCGCCAACGACGCCAGCGTGTCCGGGAATGAGGTCCAGATATCGGGGTGATGGTCGCCATCAAAATCCACGGCGTATTGCAGGTAAGAAGTCGGTATAAACTGCGGCATCCCCATCGCCCCGGCCCAGGACCCTTTTATCTGTTCTGGCCGCGCATCGCCGTTTTGAATCATGCGTAACGCCGCAATCAGATTCTGCCGGTTAAACGCCCGACGATAATTGTAGTAATCCAGCGTAGCCAGCGAGCGAATGACCGCTTTATCACCGGTATTGGCGCCATAATGGCTTTCAATGGAGAGAAACGCGAACAGCAGCGGCGGTTCAACCTGATAACGATGCTCGATACGAGCCGCCGCCCCGGCGTATTGCTTAAGCAGTGTTTTCCCCTGCGCAATGTTCTCCGGCGTCACCCGTTGTTCAATATAGGTCCACACCGGCGTGACCAGCTCAGGCTGTTTTTGCGTGGCCGCCACCACGTCGCTGTCCGGCGTCAAACCAGCAAACGCGTTATCAAAGGTGCCGGCTGTAATGCCCTGAGAAAGGACCTCCTGACGCAGCACGGCTTTCCACTGTTCAAAACTTTCGTCTGGCGTCGGCAACCCCGCTGGCGTGTCAGTGACGCCGTGCGATTTCAGCAAGCCCTCAATATCCCGGCATTCACGTGAGGGGTAATGGGTGTGGGCGCATGAACTCAGCACCCCGGTACCGATCAGCAACACCATCACCTTTGCCATCGACATCATTGCTGATGCCTGTGTTCTGTTATTGACCATTTGACTATTCCATAAGAGATATACCCGTCATACCGTAACTTGGATTATTTAGGGTATGGAAACAGGCCAAAAGCAGGTCCGTAACATCATCGGCCCGATCAGGGTTGCCGGAACATCGTCGTCGGACGCCGCCGGAATCGTGCAACATCTCTGACAGTAATAGTGCAGCAACCGGCGGGAATATACAGACCACCGCTGACATAAGTGTCACTGACAGAGTTTATCCGTAGTATTCCCTCTGTTTTCGTAACGGCGTATTGCGGCCTTGTCTCCTGCTCTCCAGCTCTCGCCGTCGCACTCAGTTTAACGATAGCACCTCCGCCTGCGGCAACAGCTGTTCGACCGCCCGTTGCCAGCTCAGGGTCATGACGCCCTGCGCGGTGATCAATTTCAGGGTATCCTGCGCCAGCGCGTCGTCATGGCTCAGTTTCCAGCCCAGATGGCTGTGTTCGCTCAGCCAGGCGGCGACATCGGCCTGACGGTCGGGGTGACAGTACAGCGTGCCGCGCCCTTCTCCGCCCTGCGTGCGCAGCAGTTGACGCAACAGCGCCGGGTAGCGTTCAGCGTCGGGCACCGCTTTGAGAATTTGGGTCATCGCGTCGCTCAGCAACTGACCGCACCGCGCCAGCAGCCAGTTTTCCATCTGCTCGCGTTCCTGCTGCCAGCCGCGCAGTATCTCATCCGCCTGCTGCCAGAATTGCTGTTCCGCCTGACCGGTAGCGATGGCGATCGCCTCGTGCGCCTGCTGGCGCGCCTCGTCCAGCAGCGCATCCGCCTGTTGCCGCGCTTCGGCCATCACCGCCAGCCCGCGCTGATGCTGCTGCAATTGTTCAACCCGGATCAGTTCTGCTTCCTGCACATCCGTGCCGGCCACCAGTTTTAAACACCGCCTGGTCAACATACTCTCCCTCCCTGATGTCGATGATGCTTACGATTGATAATTTACCTTCAATATAGTTTAGTTGGTAAATTATTTTACACTAAACCGCCCTCATGCGCCGCCGGGTTGCCATCCGCCGCTTTCCAGATGATGGCATCGCACAGGCTGGCGATACGGCTGGCGGGCAACGCCTCGCCCAGCGGCCGACCGGCGCCGTCGCGCCAGTCGCGCGGGTACAACAGCTGCAGCCGCGACCAACAGGCCGGCGGGAAACGACAGCGCAGAACAATCAGCGCATCACGCTCCCGGTGCTGGTCAAACGCCAGCGACGGCGGCAGCCACAGGCCGGGGCGTAGCGCTTTCGCCAGTCGCCGGCACCAGACGGCCAGCGTCTCCGGCAGGTCGCCCGGCGTTTCGCGGCATACCGCCGCCATCAGTTGCAACACCTGACGCCGCCGCCCCACCTCCAGTTGCCCGAGTTGCAGCAACGTGCTCTCCGGCGCAGGGGGAAACGCCTCGACCACACCGAGACAACGGCGCATCGTGGCATGGTGCACTGGCGCCAGCGCCATCTCGCTCTCGCTGAAAACCGTCGCGTCCCGCCAGCTGGGGTCCGCCTGCCGCAGGCAGTCATAGCACCACCATCGGCTCCAGCGCAGGGCGTCGTTGTTATCGGCCACGCTTATCATGCTTAAGCCCCTGCGTCCGGTTGCGCCTGTTTCCTGCGCGCCTGCTGTTGTTCCCACCAGGGCTTGCCGAAACGCCAGCCCAGCACGCCGGCCAGCCCCAGCGCCAACAACCCGGCCAACCATTGCAGCTGCGTCATGGTCTGCGGCGTCAACTGAAACGGCCCCAGCGACACGGTTGGAATATGATCTTTGTACGGTTCCGCCGGAACAAACACGATGGCCAGATCTTTATCGCTCTTGCCGGCCAGCCCCGGAATACTGCTGGCCACCATGCGGCGGATACGCGGTTCGATACTGTCCGGCTCCAGCTCCGGCCGGTATTTGATGAATACCGCGGCGGACGCCGGTTGAATGGGTTCCCCCGGTGCAATACGCTCAGGCAGCACGACATGAACCCGAGCCACCAGCACGCCGTCAATTTGCGTGAGTGTGGATTCCACTTCCTGAGACAAGGCATAAATGTAACGGGCGCGTTCTTCCAACGGCGTCGAGATCACACCGGTTTTCTGAAACACCTGGCCCAGATTGGTGCGGGCCTGACGGGGCAATCCCGCGGCGTTGAGAATATTGACCGCCCGTTCCATGTCTTTGACATCAATCAGAATACTGACGCCGGCTTTCTCCGTGCGCTTTTCCGCCCCGATGTGATATCCCCCCAGCGCGGCGATCACTTCGTTGGCATCGTTTTCGGAAAGACCGCGATGGAGTTCCACGCGATCGCCGCAGCCAGCGATCAGCAACGCCAGCAGCAGGGTCAGGAATCGGTGCAGGACGGATTTACTCATCATGGTGCCATTATTGTGAGTTGTTCATGATTCGATCATGATTGGATTAGTCACGATGGCGTTGACTAATCACGACAGTGTTAACTCATCACGATCGTGTTGATTACAGGTTTGATCCTGGCTATTGCAGGTTGGTCAGTTTTTCCAGGCTCTGGACGCTTTTAGCCACCACTTTGGCATTGAGCAAACTTTCCAGATAAAACGAGGACAGCGTCCGGGTGGCATCCATCACATCCTTTGGGTTATTGCTGTTGATGCTTTTGCCTACCTGACGTTCTGCTTTCTGCAACAGGTTTTCCAGGTTATCGGATTTCTCCGCCAGCGCGCCCAGCCAGGCCTTGTTGTCCGCTGTCGGCGTTGCCGGCGCGGCGGGTTCCATCGCGGCGCTAAACCAGGTCACATCCGATTGCGCAGGAATATCAACGCTGCGCGGCTCACCGTCACCGATCAGTCCCTGAAGCTCATTGACGCGGGTGATTTTCATCATGAATCCGTTCCTCTTTGATGGATGTTAATGTGACAAAAAACCGGGGGAACTTCCCCCCGGTAGTCGACTACCTACACAACATCAGAACTGGATGGCTTTTGCCGCTTTCTGCCCGGAGTTCATGGCTTTGGTGGCGGAGTCCATCTGACCGTCGGTGATTGAGCTGATAGCATCGGTTTTCATTTTTTGCGCCTGGGCGGCCGTGGTCATCGCCGTGGTAGAAGCCATGGTTTTGTCCAGAGTCTGCATGCCTGCCAATGCTGCTGCGTTAGAAAGTCCCATCATGATAGATATCTCCAGTTAATAGTTGATTGATAAAGTGATTTCGCTAATGAACTTTGCGACTTACACAGTCATCGTGTTCATAAGTTAAGTAGGAGATAGCGAGAGGTGGTTCCGAAAGATATTCACTTTTTTTCCCCTGGTGGTGATAACAGGATACAGCCGATAAATTACAGTCCGCGCGCCGCCACATTCAGCAGCTTGATGCGGTGATAGAGCGTGCGTTTAGGAATGCCCAGCTCATTAACCACCGTATCGATACAGTGGTCGTTGCGCTGCAACGCCTCCTGAATCAGGAACCGCTCAATACGGCGCAGGCGCACTTTCAGCGAGGTCAGCGGCGTATCCGCCCCCATTCCCTGCCCGTCGCCGTCAGCGGCTATCGGCACCGGCGACAGCCCCAGCACCCAGCGTTCGGCCGCTGCTTTCAGTTCACGAATGTTGCCGGGCCAGCCGTGCATCAGCAGTTGTTCCTGAATGATGGCCGACAGACCCGGCGCCGGCCGTTTCAGCCGCGCCGACGCTTCGCGCAAAAAGCGCTGGAATAACGGCAAAATGACTTCCGTGCGCGAACGCAGCGTCGGCAGCTGGATTTTTACCGTATCCAGCCGGAAGTAGAGGTCGCGCCGAAAACGCCCTTCGTCCACCAGCTTCTGTAGCGGCGTCTGCGTGGCGACGATCACCCGCATATCCACCGGTTTGAACTGCGTGCTGCCCAGCCGTTCGATGCCGCGGCTTTCCAGCACCCGTAACATTTTGGCCTGCAGCGTCAGCGGCATACTGTCGATCTCATCCAGAAACAGAATGCCTTTGTCCGCGGTTTCAAGGTACCCGGCGCGGGACCGGCTGGCGCCGGTGTAAGCCCCGGACACCACCCCGAACAACTCGCTTTCCGCCAGCGTTTCCGGCACGGCGGCGCAGTTCACCGCCACCAACGGGCCGGCGCAACCGGAAAGCTGATGAATACGACGCGCCAGCGTGTCTTTGCCGGTGCCGGTTTCACCTTCCAGTACGATATCAACGTTAAGGGGCGCAATAGTGTGGATGAGAGAAGATAGCGATCCATGTATATCTTCCGACGGATGCGTTAACGAGGACTCATGGGAGACACAATGAAGTGACTGCACGGATTCATTGCTATTCCTTATCGTCATGACAACTCCTGTACCTTTTTCTGTATTCCATTATCAAACTGTCGAATCTATCCCGTTCCAGACTGTCTCCCGCCGCAACATCGCCATCAGTAGCTGTCATTGCATCATTACGGGATACACCCTAATCCTGAACGCTGGCACGGTTTTAAGTTCCAATAGCCCCATTGTCGTCCTGACAATTCCTTAACACTTAACAATCGATAACCTGCGAGTATTAACAAATTATTCATGGTGTGTGTAAGCATTACCGCCAACGGCAAAACAAACCATCAGCCAACCGCTGAAGTTGTGGTAGGAATTTCAGAGCGAAAAGTAGGAATAATCTGACCCCGGAGACAATGACGCTGGCGGCGTTCCGGGTACTGAAGGCGTGGTTCCCCCCTTCGTCATGGCATTGTCTTACAGCAAGGTCATCAGCGAAGGGAGGACAATAGGTTACTGTCAGGCGATTAAACGCTGGCTCAATGCATATTTCACAATGTCCGCGTTGGTGGTGAACTGCATTTTTTCCATTAACCGCGATTTATGGGTGCTGACGGTTTTGTTGCTGATGGCCAGCGTTTCGGCGATGGCGTTAACCCCCTGTCCCTGAGCCAGCATCACCATGATCTGATGCTCCCGCGAGGTCAGCAGTTCATGGCGCCCGTCGCCGCGGGTCTGGCAATCCGCAAACACAATCTGCTCGGCGATACTGTGGTCGATATAGCGCGCGCCCTGCGCCACCCGACGAATAGCCGACAGCAGCGCTTCCGGGTCTTTGTCTTTGGTGATATAGCCGAGCGCCCCGCTTTTCAGTACCCGCCGGGCGATCTGCGGTTCACTGTACATGCTCAACACCAGAATCGGCAGACGCGGATACTGCGCCACAATGCGGATAATCAGTTCTTCGCCGCAAATGCCCGGCATGCTCATGTCCAGCAGCAGTAAATCGATCTGGCTCTCCCGCAGTTGCGCCAGCACCTGCGACCCGGTCCCCGCTTCCGCCACCACTTCCAGATTCTCGTCTAATGCAAAGATCTGCTTTAATCCTTCACGCATAATTACGTGATCGTCAGCGATCATCAGCTTTATGAGTCTATCCATTCGCGTTTCGTCCTCTCCAGAGAAAATCTATTCTACGCGGTATCCTGCGGAAACGTCAGCCGAA from Dickeya fangzhongdai encodes the following:
- the sctC gene encoding type III secretion system outer membrane ring subunit SctC, which produces MRNALYALLFNLYRLFCWSLVLMGMLPIAHAATPSDWSKGAYAYSAEQTPLSAVLQDFANSHGVDLVLGNIQDINVEAKIRADNAVAFLDRLALEHRFQWFVYNNVLYVSPQDEQTSVRIEVSQDAAPDMKQALTGIGLLDARFGWGELPEEGVVLVTGPAEYVNLIRNFSQQRETKEDRRKVMIFPLRYASVSDRTIQYRDQRLVIPGVATILNELMDGSRNTPAGASAAASGMSNDGAMAAASGGGQDASQAIEVNARAMLARLASRSSGGAGATAQRKDQLNGKVSADVRNNALLIRDDEKRRDEYQQLIDKIDVPQNLVNIDAIILDVDRTALSRLEANWQGKLGAVTGGASMMSGSSTLFVSDFKRFFADIQALEGEGTASIVANPSVLTLENQPAVIDFSRTAFITATGERVANVQPVTAGTSLQVTPRVVGHGSLSSIQLVIDIEDGQVETNTEGTASGVKRGTVSTQALIGENRALVLGGFHVEESGDRDKRVPLLGDIPWIGKLFTSRQHEVSRRERLFILTPHLIGDQNDPTRFVSTDNRRQLNDAMGRVAQRNSKTDLFGMVENAMRDLASGQTPAGFTIDSSGARLSEFCRTSPSLSYQSTRHQWYSNLTLSLAVGVVKNTGTRPQRFDEANCAGSRTLAVAAWPKTTLAPGESTEVYLALLPAKNAQPSRASLIKP
- a CDS encoding type III secretion system chaperone, which translates into the protein MTSTELIGVIERWLNSAAGQLMLHIDGSPVVLTRYHDGVGCSAVVTLSVKVDDRLLHKALRYSSAAVLRLGMDAAALCWSAADEQLWLLMRREPDDPIRLCRSLEALVNQRDVWQSLLAPLARPASPPPLNLKTLAFLQGDQHA
- a CDS encoding type III secretion protein HrpF, whose product is MSSSSPIQRRLDGAFVDAQSRLDEMAMTVSEGEVSAADTYAFYEASMDYSNANWAAGQMLSVKHGLAKAIINDFN
- a CDS encoding phospholipase — protein: MEKVLIWFCGTGTTKQDFLANVEISGFSAVVAIDGIGTAAMLTKTQALAKRAGWGGSFVDMSEKMGVLYDQVNGYDDRAGVVTLDSLFPLVDYLKTLKEYQLVVGGHSRGAAVGLTEFLAELYHLAVQNQAAGVWANAKTIRLVVVDPVQGQQDSDKDTNAFNAILKDKTLAQILAELETKWFGGREVFDTLVYSARYDARSSFAFDSRWYRFITEQMGKQAGPAKRAKLVMAGFRHSAPVSKEDEISALYQGKGVAPIAFLQQLVSFDPNWEQSARLLSQIENGYLDQLAAGAKTDLISLLDKQTSLLSYGITGLIGGKSLQKTLSSDNPQKPEYRRFYRYQYGKTTF
- a CDS encoding alpha/beta hydrolase, whose protein sequence is MKTYLGNDELNEKYPVYPFALRSQDGNATLTGQINYPQTPAGVYPLVMLAPGSGMHDRHYLIGDSGTQADFVFSCLAQDLLAAGLAVLRFDCRGVKGNLRDNTLDSPEYLFNRELAYRQMFIDAAVRQTVTPQSQYEDLYTLYRYASELPHIDRHNLILLGHSEGAINIGRMVARYPVAAKALMLVSPVFSSMKHVLEWQLIHRTIAWLKAIPHTGDRLTLEDLKNGFGRSPLAFLQPISSLLPYKGYWDEADFDSMTARLQASFDTQRNMVLSHDDREPWPADAPFTQSSYAWWKQWYQNDQPEIEQLVRCQNRVVCYFGMMDTQVNAAAEAAWFEGVKHRFPHIDITLLPDVGHTLGLHGLLGPMTESCAELLVRTAHDIVTAR
- a CDS encoding lytic murein transglycosylase, which gives rise to MVNNRTQASAMMSMAKVMVLLIGTGVLSSCAHTHYPSRECRDIEGLLKSHGVTDTPAGLPTPDESFEQWKAVLRQEVLSQGITAGTFDNAFAGLTPDSDVVAATQKQPELVTPVWTYIEQRVTPENIAQGKTLLKQYAGAAARIEHRYQVEPPLLFAFLSIESHYGANTGDKAVIRSLATLDYYNYRRAFNRQNLIAALRMIQNGDARPEQIKGSWAGAMGMPQFIPTSYLQYAVDFDGDHHPDIWTSFPDTLASLANYMQQAKWKAGVPWGFEVTLPAGFDYSLSGLDNQKSVADWQALGVKTAVPGDLAALSSEQASILLPVGKNGPAFLVTANFRAILRYNNDISYALTVGLLADNYQRETPVLKPWPRQETPLTRKEREALQILLQEKQLYQGAIDGNIGRATTRAIRAYQQQEGLPADGYPDHALLERLRCR
- the sctL gene encoding type III secretion system stator protein SctL gives rise to the protein MLTRRCLKLVAGTDVQEAELIRVEQLQQHQRGLAVMAEARQQADALLDEARQQAHEAIAIATGQAEQQFWQQADEILRGWQQEREQMENWLLARCGQLLSDAMTQILKAVPDAERYPALLRQLLRTQGGEGRGTLYCHPDRQADVAAWLSEHSHLGWKLSHDDALAQDTLKLITAQGVMTLSWQRAVEQLLPQAEVLSLN
- a CDS encoding serine kinase, with the translated sequence MISVADNNDALRWSRWWCYDCLRQADPSWRDATVFSESEMALAPVHHATMRRCLGVVEAFPPAPESTLLQLGQLEVGRRRQVLQLMAAVCRETPGDLPETLAVWCRRLAKALRPGLWLPPSLAFDQHRERDALIVLRCRFPPACWSRLQLLYPRDWRDGAGRPLGEALPASRIASLCDAIIWKAADGNPAAHEGGLV
- the sctJ gene encoding type III secretion system inner membrane ring lipoprotein SctJ, with product MSKSVLHRFLTLLLALLIAGCGDRVELHRGLSENDANEVIAALGGYHIGAEKRTEKAGVSILIDVKDMERAVNILNAAGLPRQARTNLGQVFQKTGVISTPLEERARYIYALSQEVESTLTQIDGVLVARVHVVLPERIAPGEPIQPASAAVFIKYRPELEPDSIEPRIRRMVASSIPGLAGKSDKDLAIVFVPAEPYKDHIPTVSLGPFQLTPQTMTQLQWLAGLLALGLAGVLGWRFGKPWWEQQQARRKQAQPDAGA
- a CDS encoding EscI/YscI/HrpB family type III secretion system inner rod protein; its protein translation is MMKITRVNELQGLIGDGEPRSVDIPAQSDVTWFSAAMEPAAPATPTADNKAWLGALAEKSDNLENLLQKAERQVGKSINSNNPKDVMDATRTLSSFYLESLLNAKVVAKSVQSLEKLTNLQ